In a genomic window of Streptomyces noursei ATCC 11455:
- a CDS encoding sugar phosphate isomerase/epimerase family protein: MVRIPDAKVALSTASVYPESTATAFEIAARLGYDGVEVMVWTDPVSQDIEALRRLSDYHGVPVLAVHAPCLLITQRVWSTDPWVKLQRARVAAEKLGASTVVVHPPFRWQRNYAREFVRGIWRMEGETDVRFAVENMYPWRYRDREMLAYAPDWDPTNDDYRHFTVDLSHTATARHDALAMVERMGDRLAHVHLADGNGSAKDEHLVPGRGSQPCAELLERLATTGFDGHVVVEVNTRRAMSAAEREADLAEALAFTRLHLASPTWVPGK; the protein is encoded by the coding sequence GTGGTGCGCATCCCCGATGCGAAGGTCGCGCTGTCCACGGCTTCGGTCTATCCGGAGTCGACGGCGACGGCCTTCGAGATCGCCGCGCGCCTGGGCTACGACGGCGTCGAGGTCATGGTGTGGACCGACCCGGTCAGCCAGGACATAGAGGCGCTGCGCCGGCTCTCGGACTACCACGGCGTGCCGGTGCTGGCCGTCCACGCGCCCTGCCTGCTGATCACCCAACGGGTCTGGTCCACCGACCCGTGGGTCAAGCTCCAGCGCGCCCGCGTCGCGGCCGAGAAGCTCGGCGCCTCCACGGTCGTGGTGCACCCGCCGTTCCGCTGGCAACGCAACTACGCACGGGAGTTCGTCCGCGGCATCTGGCGGATGGAGGGCGAGACCGACGTCCGGTTCGCGGTGGAGAACATGTACCCCTGGCGCTACCGCGACCGCGAGATGCTCGCCTACGCCCCCGACTGGGACCCCACCAACGACGACTACCGGCACTTCACCGTCGACCTCTCGCACACCGCCACCGCCCGCCACGACGCGCTGGCGATGGTGGAGCGGATGGGCGACCGGCTGGCCCACGTCCACCTCGCGGACGGCAACGGCTCCGCCAAGGACGAGCACCTGGTGCCGGGCCGCGGCAGCCAGCCCTGCGCGGAGCTGCTGGAGCGGCTGGCGACCACCGGGTTCGACGGTCACGTGGTGGTCGAGGTCAACACCCGCCGGGCGATGTCCGCAGCCGAACGCGAGGCCGACCTGGCCGAGGCACTGGCCTTCACCCGCCTCCACCTGGCGTCCCCGACCTGGGTCCCCGGCAAGTAG
- the proC gene encoding pyrroline-5-carboxylate reductase — MAQKVAVLGTGKIGEALLSGMIRGGWAPSDLLVTARRQERAEQLRTRYGVEAVSNAEAAKAADTLILTVKPQDMGTLLTELAPHVPADRLVISGAAGIPTSFFEERLAPDTPVVRVMTNTPALVDEAMSVISAGTHATAAHLTLAEEIFSTVGKTLRVPESQQDAATALSGSGPAYFYFLVEAMTDAGILLGLPRDKAHDLIVQAAIGAAVMLRDSGEHPVKLRENVTSPAGTTINAIRELENHGVRAALIAALEAARDRSRELANGN; from the coding sequence ATGGCCCAGAAGGTCGCCGTACTCGGCACCGGAAAAATCGGCGAAGCCCTGCTCAGCGGCATGATCCGCGGCGGCTGGGCGCCCTCCGACCTGTTGGTCACCGCCCGCCGCCAGGAGCGCGCCGAACAGCTCCGCACCCGCTACGGCGTCGAGGCGGTCAGCAACGCCGAGGCCGCCAAGGCCGCCGACACCCTGATCCTCACCGTCAAGCCCCAGGACATGGGCACCCTGCTGACCGAGCTGGCCCCGCACGTCCCCGCCGACCGCCTGGTGATCAGCGGCGCCGCCGGCATCCCGACCTCCTTCTTCGAGGAGCGGCTGGCCCCCGACACCCCGGTCGTCCGGGTCATGACGAACACCCCCGCCCTCGTCGACGAGGCGATGTCCGTCATCTCCGCCGGCACCCACGCCACCGCCGCGCACCTCACCCTCGCCGAAGAGATCTTCTCCACGGTCGGTAAGACGCTGCGCGTCCCGGAGTCCCAGCAGGACGCCGCCACCGCCCTGTCCGGCTCCGGCCCGGCCTACTTCTACTTCCTCGTCGAGGCGATGACCGACGCCGGCATCCTGCTCGGCCTGCCCCGCGACAAGGCCCACGACCTGATCGTCCAGGCCGCCATCGGCGCCGCGGTGATGCTCCGCGACAGCGGCGAACACCCGGTCAAGCTCCGAGAGAACGTCACCTCCCCCGCGGGCACCACCATCAACGCCATCCGCGAACTGGAGAACCACGGCGTACGCGCAGCCCTGATCGCCGCCCTGGAGGCCGCCCGCGACCGCAGCCGCGAACTGGCCAACGGCAACTGA
- the ilvD gene encoding dihydroxy-acid dehydratase codes for MPELRSRTVTHGRNMAGARALMRASGVASEDIGKPIVAVANSFTEFVPGHTHLAPVGRIVSDAIRAAGAVPREFNTIAVDDGIAMGHGGMLYSLPSRDLIADSVEYMVEAHCADALICISNCDKITPGMLMAALRLNIPVVFVSGGPMEAGQATLVDGTVRKLDLIDAMVDASNDSVSDADVLRIEENACPTCGSCSGMFTANSMNCLTEAIGLSLPGNGSVLATHTARRALYENAGRTVVEITKRYYEDGDESVLPRNIATRDAFENAMALDIAMGGSTNTILHLLAAAQEAGLDYDLRDIDAVSRRVPCLAKVAPNIAPGGTYYMEDVHRAGGIPAILGELYRGGMLSEDVHSVHATTLAEWLKTWDVRGGSPSAEAVELWHAAPGCKRSATAFSQSERWETLDVDAAGGCIRSVEHAYSKDGGLAVLKGNIALDGCVVKTAGVDESIWTFEGPAVVCESQDEAVEKILDKQVKEGDVVVIRYEGPKGGPGMQEMLYPTSFLKGRGLGKTCALVTDGRFSGGTSGLSIGHASPEAASGGTIALVEDGDRIRIDIPNRSIELLVGEEELAARREALGGVYAPKNRDRKVSAALRAYAAMATSADKGAVRDVSKLG; via the coding sequence GTGCCCGAGCTGAGGTCCCGCACCGTTACCCATGGCCGCAACATGGCGGGCGCCCGCGCCCTTATGCGGGCCTCGGGCGTAGCGAGCGAGGACATCGGCAAGCCGATCGTCGCGGTCGCCAACTCCTTCACCGAGTTCGTGCCCGGCCACACCCACCTCGCCCCGGTCGGCCGGATCGTCTCCGACGCCATCCGTGCCGCCGGCGCCGTCCCCCGCGAGTTCAACACCATCGCGGTCGACGACGGCATCGCGATGGGCCACGGCGGCATGCTGTACTCGCTGCCGTCCCGCGACCTGATCGCGGACTCGGTCGAGTACATGGTCGAGGCGCACTGTGCCGACGCGCTGATCTGCATCTCCAACTGCGACAAGATCACCCCCGGCATGCTGATGGCCGCGCTGCGCCTCAACATCCCGGTGGTCTTCGTCTCCGGCGGCCCGATGGAGGCCGGCCAGGCCACCCTCGTCGACGGCACGGTCCGCAAGCTCGACCTGATCGACGCGATGGTGGACGCCTCCAACGACAGCGTCTCCGACGCGGACGTCTTGCGCATCGAGGAGAACGCCTGCCCCACCTGCGGCTCCTGTTCCGGCATGTTCACCGCCAACTCCATGAACTGCCTGACCGAGGCCATCGGCTTGAGCCTCCCCGGCAACGGCTCGGTCCTCGCCACCCACACCGCCCGCCGCGCCCTCTACGAGAACGCCGGCCGCACGGTCGTCGAGATCACCAAGCGCTACTACGAGGACGGCGACGAGTCCGTCCTGCCGCGCAACATCGCCACCCGCGACGCCTTCGAGAACGCCATGGCCCTGGACATCGCCATGGGCGGCTCGACCAACACGATCCTGCACCTGCTGGCCGCCGCCCAGGAGGCCGGTCTGGACTACGACCTCAGGGACATCGACGCGGTCTCCCGCCGCGTCCCGTGCCTGGCCAAGGTCGCCCCGAACATCGCCCCCGGCGGCACGTACTACATGGAGGACGTGCACCGCGCCGGCGGCATCCCCGCCATCCTCGGCGAGCTGTACCGCGGCGGCATGCTCAGCGAGGACGTCCACTCCGTCCACGCCACCACCCTCGCCGAGTGGCTCAAGACCTGGGACGTGCGCGGCGGTTCGCCGTCCGCCGAGGCCGTCGAGCTGTGGCACGCCGCCCCCGGCTGCAAGCGCTCGGCCACCGCCTTCTCCCAGTCCGAGCGCTGGGAGACCCTGGACGTGGACGCCGCCGGCGGCTGCATCCGCTCCGTCGAGCACGCCTACTCCAAGGACGGCGGCCTGGCCGTCCTCAAGGGCAACATCGCCCTCGACGGGTGCGTGGTGAAGACCGCCGGCGTCGACGAGTCCATCTGGACCTTCGAGGGTCCCGCCGTCGTCTGCGAGTCCCAGGACGAGGCCGTCGAGAAGATCCTCGACAAGCAGGTCAAGGAGGGCGACGTCGTCGTCATCCGCTACGAGGGACCCAAGGGCGGCCCGGGCATGCAGGAGATGCTCTACCCGACCTCGTTCCTGAAGGGCCGCGGCCTGGGCAAGACGTGCGCCCTGGTCACCGACGGCCGGTTCTCCGGCGGCACGTCCGGCCTCTCCATCGGCCACGCCTCCCCCGAGGCGGCCTCCGGCGGCACCATCGCCCTCGTCGAGGACGGCGACCGCATCCGCATCGACATCCCCAACCGCTCGATCGAACTCCTCGTCGGCGAGGAGGAGTTGGCCGCCCGCCGGGAGGCCCTCGGCGGCGTCTACGCGCCGAAGAACCGCGACCGCAAGGTCTCCGCGGCCCTGCGCGCCTACGCGGCCATGGCCACCAGTGCGGACAAGGGCGCGGTGCGCGACGTGAGCAAGCTGGGCTGA
- a CDS encoding toxin-antitoxin system HicB family antitoxin, with translation MDLTPYVDTLRRELAVAAEAGGEDAREMAERLTAPLESATRLTMLNVLSAAMDEITRELAPGSVDVRLRGLDPDFVVTPPPTGGGPAEAAALPVEPLRAQAPADGDEGGTARVNLRLPAHLKARAEEAASREGLSVNAWLVRAVSAAVSGGTQPRATQQTQTMGQSFTGWVR, from the coding sequence ATGGACCTCACCCCGTATGTCGACACTCTCCGCCGTGAACTCGCGGTGGCCGCCGAAGCCGGCGGGGAAGACGCCCGTGAGATGGCCGAGCGACTCACCGCTCCTCTGGAGTCGGCGACCCGCCTGACCATGCTCAACGTGCTCTCCGCCGCGATGGACGAGATCACCCGTGAACTCGCCCCCGGCTCGGTCGACGTACGGCTGCGCGGGCTGGACCCCGACTTCGTGGTGACGCCGCCGCCCACCGGCGGCGGCCCCGCGGAAGCCGCCGCCCTGCCCGTCGAACCACTCAGGGCGCAGGCGCCCGCCGACGGCGACGAGGGCGGCACCGCCCGCGTCAATCTGCGGCTGCCGGCCCATCTCAAGGCGCGCGCCGAGGAGGCCGCGAGCCGCGAGGGCCTGTCGGTCAACGCATGGCTGGTGCGGGCCGTTTCGGCCGCGGTCTCCGGCGGCACGCAGCCGCGGGCGACGCAGCAGACCCAGACCATGGGACAGAGCTTCACGGGCTGGGTGCGCTAG
- a CDS encoding protein kinase domain-containing protein, with amino-acid sequence MPPLRDSGPGPEAERPEYAGHYPLEARLGSGGMGVVHLARSSSGLLLAVKVIHAEFAQDPEFRGRFRQEVAAARRVSGAFTAPVVDADPDAERPWMATLHIAGPTLSEHVKRNGPLTPGEVRQLGAGLAEALRDIHRAGVVHRDLKPGNVLLAADGPKVIDFGISRPSDSEMRTETGKLIGTPPFMAPEQFQRPREVGPAADVFALGSVLVHAATGRGPFDSESPYLVAYQVVHDDADLSGVPEELVPLVESCLAKDPADRPTPDRLMQLLHTDAPMTLPAPRPAPGEALPQTVQGTRIAAQRQPVRAEATPPRAETTHVRARTPDVARAPDVPRAPDARHEPADPPPPPPAPEDASGAAPAPRRAGIRRRLLWAAAALAVAVAALGGAWALTSDAPDDPALQTHAPRTPRAAFHPWRTTIVERPAGHDAEMPYCTAGAGAVFCGQSGLPAARLAPGTGAVTWRHTGAPGGPEAVSPTAPVLSGGLLYVFTGDGKRLLALDPSQDGKGALRWSLDVSRYEGGAAVVADRVLLTAADGTVTALDTTTHAQRWSKRFPGHRLPHFTSHGDPHTAYAAETLTTGPAPATQLTAIDPADGSVHWSHRLPGTLTLAGPTASGALFLTIGDPTYDGYVSGVLRYDPATRRSRKFPLAAPLPGVSSAVHGETVYVLAEGGALQAVGERTWDTETSVSRGSTPVVSGDRLYFTAADGRLLAVDTTTGALLGQTPPRLAATRHNGFLQAVPAPTLDTAHGRVYAASPDGTVFGVSTEKPERW; translated from the coding sequence ATGCCGCCGCTGCGCGATTCCGGGCCCGGCCCGGAAGCGGAGCGTCCGGAATACGCCGGGCACTACCCTCTGGAGGCACGGCTGGGCTCCGGGGGAATGGGCGTGGTCCATCTGGCCCGGTCCTCCTCCGGACTGCTGCTCGCGGTCAAGGTCATCCACGCCGAATTCGCCCAAGACCCGGAGTTCCGGGGGCGATTCCGACAGGAGGTGGCCGCCGCCCGACGGGTCAGCGGGGCCTTCACGGCACCCGTCGTCGATGCCGACCCGGACGCCGAACGGCCCTGGATGGCGACCCTCCACATCGCCGGCCCGACCCTCTCCGAACACGTCAAGCGGAACGGCCCGCTGACCCCCGGCGAGGTGCGGCAGCTGGGTGCGGGCCTCGCCGAGGCGCTGCGCGACATCCACCGCGCGGGAGTGGTGCACCGCGATCTCAAGCCCGGCAATGTGCTGCTCGCCGCCGACGGCCCGAAAGTCATCGACTTCGGCATCTCCCGGCCGTCGGACAGCGAGATGCGCACCGAGACCGGGAAGCTGATCGGCACCCCGCCGTTCATGGCCCCCGAGCAGTTCCAGCGCCCGCGCGAGGTCGGACCGGCGGCGGACGTCTTCGCCCTGGGGTCGGTGCTGGTGCACGCCGCGACCGGCCGCGGCCCGTTCGACTCGGAGAGCCCCTACCTCGTCGCGTACCAGGTGGTGCACGACGACGCGGATCTGTCGGGCGTGCCGGAGGAACTGGTGCCGCTCGTCGAGAGCTGCCTGGCCAAGGACCCGGCGGACCGCCCGACGCCGGACCGGCTGATGCAACTGCTGCACACGGATGCGCCGATGACGCTGCCGGCCCCCCGTCCGGCCCCCGGCGAGGCGCTTCCGCAGACGGTGCAGGGCACCCGGATAGCCGCCCAACGGCAGCCGGTCCGCGCCGAGGCCACCCCGCCGCGCGCCGAGACCACCCATGTCCGCGCCCGCACCCCGGACGTGGCCCGCGCCCCGGACGTGCCGCGCGCTCCGGACGCGCGCCACGAGCCCGCCGACCCGCCGCCCCCGCCGCCCGCTCCCGAGGACGCCTCCGGCGCCGCCCCGGCCCCCCGAAGGGCGGGTATCCGTCGCCGCCTCCTCTGGGCCGCCGCGGCCCTCGCCGTCGCCGTCGCCGCGCTCGGCGGCGCCTGGGCCCTCACCTCGGACGCGCCGGACGATCCGGCCCTCCAGACGCACGCCCCGCGCACCCCTCGCGCCGCCTTCCATCCCTGGCGCACCACGATCGTCGAGCGCCCCGCCGGTCATGACGCCGAGATGCCGTACTGCACGGCCGGTGCCGGTGCGGTCTTCTGCGGCCAGTCCGGACTGCCGGCCGCCCGCCTCGCCCCCGGCACGGGTGCGGTGACCTGGCGTCACACCGGTGCCCCGGGGGGCCCGGAGGCCGTCTCCCCCACCGCCCCGGTCCTCTCCGGCGGCCTCCTCTACGTCTTCACCGGCGACGGCAAGCGCCTGCTGGCCCTCGATCCGTCCCAGGACGGCAAGGGCGCCCTCCGCTGGAGCCTGGACGTCTCCCGCTACGAGGGCGGCGCCGCGGTCGTCGCCGACCGCGTCCTCCTGACCGCCGCCGACGGCACGGTCACCGCCCTGGACACCACCACGCACGCCCAGCGGTGGAGCAAGCGCTTCCCCGGCCACCGGCTCCCCCACTTCACCAGCCACGGCGACCCGCACACCGCCTACGCCGCCGAGACCCTCACCACCGGCCCCGCCCCCGCCACCCAACTCACCGCCATCGACCCGGCCGACGGCTCGGTCCACTGGTCCCACCGGCTCCCCGGCACGCTCACCCTGGCCGGCCCCACCGCATCCGGCGCGCTCTTCCTCACCATCGGCGACCCGACCTACGACGGCTACGTCTCCGGCGTGCTCCGCTACGACCCGGCCACCCGCCGGAGCCGGAAGTTCCCGCTGGCCGCGCCGCTGCCCGGGGTCTCGTCCGCCGTCCACGGCGAGACGGTGTACGTGTTGGCCGAGGGCGGCGCCCTCCAGGCCGTCGGCGAACGCACCTGGGACACCGAGACCTCCGTCAGCCGCGGCTCGACCCCCGTCGTCAGCGGCGACCGCCTCTACTTCACGGCCGCGGACGGCCGACTGCTCGCCGTCGACACCACCACCGGCGCCCTCCTCGGCCAGACCCCGCCCCGGCTCGCCGCCACCCGCCACAACGGCTTCCTCCAGGCCGTCCCCGCCCCCACCCTGGACACCGCCCACGGCCGCGTCTACGCCGCCTCCCCCGACGGCACGGTCTTCGGCGTGAGCACGGAGAAACCGGAGCGCTGGTGA
- the sigJ gene encoding RNA polymerase sigma factor SigJ produces the protein MAERGRGATDERVRAERLAQFEEQRGRLWAVAYRIMGTVSDADDAVQETWLRWQALPDEPPVESPRAFLTTVVSRICYDLLGSARARRELYVGPWLPEPVLDGAAGGSVGDGRAGVPDGPEDRVTLDESVGMALLTVLERLTPAERTAFVLHDVFAVPFPEIAEAVGRTPESVRQLASRGRRRVRAEAPRRTVDRAEHRRTVEAFLAAVMGGDFEALLNVLDPEVVWRSDGGGKVSAARRPVLGRDKVARYVQGLVTRNFTPATMRLAVREVNGSLGMVFADPSGEYPAGVFGFTVHDGLITEVDAVLNPDKLGHLDFSDL, from the coding sequence ATGGCGGAGCGGGGACGCGGGGCGACCGACGAGCGGGTCCGGGCGGAGCGGCTGGCGCAGTTCGAGGAGCAGCGGGGCCGGCTGTGGGCCGTGGCGTACCGGATCATGGGGACGGTCAGCGACGCCGACGACGCGGTGCAGGAGACCTGGCTGCGCTGGCAGGCGCTCCCCGACGAGCCGCCGGTGGAGAGCCCCCGCGCGTTCCTCACCACCGTGGTGAGCCGGATCTGCTACGACCTGCTGGGGTCGGCCCGGGCCCGTCGCGAGCTGTACGTGGGGCCCTGGTTGCCCGAGCCGGTGCTCGACGGGGCCGCCGGCGGGTCCGTCGGCGACGGCCGGGCCGGCGTCCCGGACGGCCCCGAGGACCGGGTGACCCTCGACGAGTCGGTCGGCATGGCGCTGCTCACCGTCCTGGAGCGGCTCACCCCGGCCGAACGCACCGCCTTCGTCCTCCACGACGTCTTCGCGGTGCCGTTCCCGGAGATCGCCGAGGCGGTCGGCCGGACCCCGGAATCGGTACGGCAGCTGGCCTCGCGCGGCCGCCGCCGGGTACGGGCCGAGGCGCCGCGCCGCACCGTGGACCGGGCCGAGCACCGGCGCACCGTGGAGGCGTTCCTGGCGGCCGTCATGGGCGGGGACTTCGAGGCGCTGCTGAACGTCCTGGACCCGGAGGTGGTGTGGCGTTCCGACGGCGGCGGCAAGGTGTCCGCGGCCCGCCGGCCGGTGCTGGGCCGGGACAAGGTCGCCCGCTACGTCCAGGGCCTGGTCACCCGCAACTTCACCCCGGCGACCATGCGGCTGGCGGTCCGGGAGGTCAACGGCTCCCTGGGGATGGTCTTCGCCGACCCGTCGGGGGAGTACCCGGCCGGGGTCTTCGGCTTCACGGTGCACGACGGGTTGATCACCGAGGTGGACGCCGTGCTCAACCCGGACAAGCTCGGGCACCTGGACTTCTCGGACCTGTGA
- a CDS encoding WXG100 family type VII secretion target, producing the protein MADHPQEHMTRIETGFDVFAPGADPSALRACADVWRRMAHDLKSTIEARDREVARLGDNWTGAAADGFHARWNRTRAKAEKALPHLAAVAEQLDHTADALQEVDDRTRKF; encoded by the coding sequence ATGGCCGACCACCCGCAGGAACACATGACGCGGATCGAGACGGGCTTCGACGTGTTCGCCCCCGGCGCGGATCCGTCCGCCCTACGGGCCTGCGCCGACGTATGGCGGCGCATGGCCCACGACCTGAAGAGCACCATCGAGGCCCGGGACCGGGAGGTCGCCCGCCTCGGCGACAACTGGACCGGCGCGGCGGCCGACGGCTTCCACGCCCGCTGGAACCGCACCAGAGCGAAGGCGGAGAAGGCCCTGCCGCACCTGGCCGCCGTCGCCGAGCAGTTGGACCACACCGCCGACGCCCTCCAGGAGGTCGACGACCGGACCCGGAAGTTTTGA
- a CDS encoding SH3 domain-containing protein — MTTQEFAGSAGPDTGAATDVDGAANTAVTDPAAETPTEAAAGAAPLAAALAGRTTYPLAPGYRVNVRQGAGTNTALVRQLPAGAQVQIRCQTRGQWVAGPYGSSNIWDNIAPGEYISDTYVHTGSDGMVAPSCMS; from the coding sequence ATGACCACACAGGAATTCGCCGGGAGCGCCGGGCCGGACACCGGGGCGGCCACGGACGTCGACGGGGCCGCGAACACCGCTGTGACGGACCCGGCGGCGGAGACGCCGACCGAGGCGGCGGCCGGCGCCGCACCGCTCGCCGCCGCGCTCGCCGGCCGGACCACCTACCCCCTCGCGCCCGGCTACCGCGTCAACGTCCGCCAGGGGGCCGGCACCAACACCGCGCTGGTCCGCCAGCTCCCGGCCGGCGCCCAGGTCCAGATCCGCTGCCAGACGCGCGGCCAGTGGGTGGCCGGCCCCTACGGCTCCTCCAACATCTGGGACAACATCGCGCCCGGCGAGTACATCTCCGACACCTACGTCCACACGGGCAGTGACGGCATGGTCGCGCCCAGCTGCATGAGCTGA
- a CDS encoding DUF4097 family beta strand repeat-containing protein translates to MPSFDTSGPIAVTAHVEAGSIRFTAGDRPDAVVEVRPRDPEQDRDVRSAEQTEVTYAGGTLTVRTPRLRNSLRRPGTVDVTVELPAGSRVDMTGAWAQVLGEGRLGEVRVKTSSGDVRLDATGPLQLTASHGSIAVDRVEGLAEITTSTGSLRVGAVDGPAVLKNSHGTTTVGAVTGDLKVKNATGDIDIARAEGSVAATTAHGTLRVAEVARGTVQLETSYGAIEVGIREGTAAWLDVSAGSGQVRNMLAASDAPEGSEDTVEVRARTRHGNIDILRARV, encoded by the coding sequence ATGCCTTCTTTCGACACCTCCGGACCGATCGCCGTCACCGCCCACGTGGAGGCCGGCTCCATCCGCTTCACCGCGGGCGACCGCCCCGACGCGGTCGTCGAGGTGCGGCCCCGCGACCCCGAGCAGGACCGGGACGTGCGGTCGGCCGAGCAGACCGAGGTCACCTATGCGGGCGGCACCCTGACCGTCCGGACCCCCAGGCTGCGCAATTCGCTGCGCCGCCCCGGCACCGTCGATGTGACGGTCGAACTGCCCGCGGGCTCGCGTGTCGACATGACCGGCGCCTGGGCCCAGGTGCTCGGTGAGGGTCGGCTCGGCGAGGTCCGCGTGAAGACCTCGTCCGGCGACGTCCGCCTCGACGCGACCGGACCGCTGCAACTGACCGCGTCGCACGGCTCGATCGCGGTGGACCGCGTCGAGGGCCTGGCCGAGATCACCACCAGCACCGGCAGCCTGCGCGTCGGCGCCGTCGACGGCCCCGCCGTCCTGAAGAACTCGCACGGCACGACGACCGTCGGCGCCGTGACCGGCGACCTGAAGGTGAAGAACGCCACCGGCGACATCGACATCGCGCGCGCCGAGGGCTCGGTCGCCGCCACCACCGCCCACGGCACCCTGCGGGTCGCCGAAGTCGCCCGCGGCACCGTCCAGTTGGAGACCTCCTACGGTGCCATCGAGGTCGGCATCCGCGAGGGCACGGCCGCCTGGCTCGACGTCAGCGCCGGCTCCGGGCAGGTGCGCAACATGCTCGCCGCGTCCGACGCCCCGGAGGGGTCCGAGGACACCGTCGAGGTCCGCGCCCGGACCCGGCACGGCAACATCGACATCCTGCGCGCCCGGGTCTGA
- a CDS encoding M1 family metallopeptidase — translation MIRRPFRRCGAVAALSVALLLSSCTSGGTAVKGKAGGGGVGDPLFPALGNGGYDVRHYGLDLRYDVAEQHLDGTATITAKAGEDLRSFQLDLQGMTVTGVRVDDRDAEFSRKGHKLVVRPAAGIGKGKEFRTTVRYRGTPEEMEDEGGGYEGWVKTADGAFVVGEPAGTMTWFPGNNHPGDKAAYDFRITVPEHYTAVANGELKSKRTTGGRTTYEWHNAEPMASYLATATIGRFDVQESRTPQGLPLYVAVDPKEAEASKEPLSRLPEILAWSTKLFGPYPFSSAGAIVDHTPDRIDWGALETQTKPVYAGAPDTSTVVHETAHQWFGDSVTPKTWQDTWLNEGFATYAEWLWEEHEGGRTPQEQFDALYHSDEDDPRWDFPPGKVPTAADVTEPPVYERGAMVLQQLRNAVGDKTFFSILKEWPAKYRHANADSADFVAFCQQRTDEDLTDLFDDWLYGEGAPDWEYEAA, via the coding sequence TTGATTCGTCGCCCCTTCCGCAGATGCGGTGCCGTCGCCGCGCTGTCCGTCGCCCTGCTGCTGTCCTCGTGCACGTCCGGCGGCACGGCCGTCAAGGGGAAGGCGGGCGGCGGCGGGGTGGGCGACCCGCTCTTCCCGGCGCTCGGCAACGGCGGCTACGACGTCCGGCACTACGGCCTCGACCTCCGCTACGACGTGGCCGAGCAGCATCTGGACGGCACCGCGACGATCACCGCCAAGGCCGGCGAGGACCTGCGGTCCTTCCAGCTCGACCTCCAGGGGATGACGGTGACCGGCGTCCGGGTCGACGACCGGGACGCCGAGTTCAGCCGCAAGGGGCACAAGCTGGTGGTCCGACCGGCCGCCGGGATCGGCAAGGGCAAGGAGTTCCGGACGACCGTCCGGTACCGCGGGACGCCGGAGGAGATGGAGGACGAGGGCGGCGGGTACGAGGGCTGGGTCAAGACCGCCGACGGCGCGTTCGTCGTCGGGGAGCCGGCCGGCACGATGACGTGGTTCCCCGGCAACAACCACCCCGGCGACAAGGCCGCCTACGACTTCCGGATCACCGTGCCGGAGCACTACACCGCGGTCGCCAACGGCGAGTTGAAGTCCAAGCGGACCACGGGCGGGCGGACCACCTACGAGTGGCACAACGCGGAGCCGATGGCCAGCTACCTCGCCACCGCGACGATCGGCAGGTTCGACGTCCAGGAGTCCCGCACGCCGCAGGGGCTGCCGCTCTACGTCGCGGTGGATCCGAAGGAGGCCGAGGCCAGCAAGGAACCGCTGTCCCGGTTGCCGGAGATCCTCGCGTGGAGCACCAAGCTGTTCGGCCCGTACCCGTTCTCGTCGGCCGGCGCGATAGTCGACCACACCCCGGACCGGATCGACTGGGGCGCGCTGGAGACCCAGACCAAGCCGGTCTACGCCGGGGCGCCGGACACCTCGACGGTGGTGCACGAGACCGCCCACCAGTGGTTCGGCGACTCGGTGACGCCGAAGACCTGGCAGGACACCTGGCTCAACGAGGGCTTCGCGACCTACGCCGAGTGGCTGTGGGAGGAGCACGAGGGCGGCCGGACCCCGCAGGAGCAGTTCGACGCGCTCTACCACTCCGACGAGGACGACCCGCGCTGGGACTTCCCGCCGGGCAAGGTGCCGACGGCGGCGGACGTCACCGAGCCGCCGGTCTACGAGCGCGGCGCGATGGTGCTCCAGCAGCTGCGGAACGCCGTCGGCGACAAGACGTTCTTCTCGATCCTCAAGGAGTGGCCCGCGAAGTACCGGCACGCCAACGCCGACAGCGCGGACTTCGTCGCCTTCTGCCAGCAGCGCACGGACGAGGACCTGACGGACCTGTTCGACGACTGGCTCTACGGGGAGGGCGCGCCGGACTGGGAGTACGAGGCCGCCTGA